In Sceloporus undulatus isolate JIND9_A2432 ecotype Alabama chromosome 7, SceUnd_v1.1, whole genome shotgun sequence, one DNA window encodes the following:
- the TIMM8A gene encoding mitochondrial import inner membrane translocase subunit Tim8 A isoform X1, with protein sequence MDPSSAAADLGAAVNDPQLQHFIEVETQKQRFQQLVHQMTELCWEKCMDKPGPKLDSRAETCFVNCVERFIDTSQFILNRLEQTQKSKSAFSENLSD encoded by the exons ATGGACCCTTCCTCGGCGGCGGCGGACCTGGGGGCGGCCGTGAACGACCCGCAGCTGCAGCACTTCATTGAGGTGGAGACGCAGAAGCAGCGCTTCCAGCAACTGGTCCACCAAATGACGGAGCTCTGCTGG GAGAAATGCATGGACAAACCTGGCCCAAAGCTGGACAGCAGAGCAGAGACCTGCTTTGTGAACTGTGTGGAACGCTTCATTGATACCAGTCAGTTTATCCTCAACCGGTTGGAACAGACACAGAAGTCCAAATCAGCCTTCTCTGAAAACCTCTCTGACTGA
- the TIMM8A gene encoding mitochondrial import inner membrane translocase subunit Tim8 A isoform X2: MDPSSAAADLGAAVNDPQLQHFIEVETQKQRFQQLVHQMTELCWVSPWPRLRSCPASGRGMLGNGVLSGEMHGQTWPKAGQQSRDLLCELCGTLH; the protein is encoded by the exons ATGGACCCTTCCTCGGCGGCGGCGGACCTGGGGGCGGCCGTGAACGACCCGCAGCTGCAGCACTTCATTGAGGTGGAGACGCAGAAGCAGCGCTTCCAGCAACTGGTCCACCAAATGACGGAGCTCTGCTGGGTGAGCCCTTGGCCTCGGCTCCGCAGCTGCCCTGCCTCAGGGCGAGGGatgctgggaaatggagttttgtCAG GAGAAATGCATGGACAAACCTGGCCCAAAGCTGGACAGCAGAGCAGAGACCTGCTTTGTGAACTGTGTGGAACGCTTCATTGA